AACTAGCAATTAACAATTTCACAACTTAACATCTATAAACTTTAACATTATGAAAAAAACTTTGTTATGCGCGGTGTTTCTGCCTTTGGTGCTGAACGCCCAAGATTACAGTGGCAGAGTGGGCATCAATACCGATAAGCCCAAAGCTACTTTAGAAATTTCTAAGGTGGCAGTAAGCCCCACAATGCCTGCCACTAAAGCACAGGGAGTGCTATTTCCTAAATTTACCTCGGAGGAGCGTACGAAATTTTCGGGGACTGCCGAAGAGGGAACTATAATCTACAACATAGAGAAACGCTGTCTAGAAATGTACTTGGGTCTAGTCTCAGGCGTGCCCCACTGGGCGTGTTTGCCCGATGTGGCATCGGCAAAATCTCAAAGTGTAGCGGTAACGGCGGCAGGTTTTGAGGGCTCTTATGTGGGAGGCGTTCCGTTTACTGGCGCCAACAAAGCCAAATTTAAACTAGAGAACAACTCGTTTTCTACTGTTAGCTCGTCTTTTGCCGATGCGGTTACGGTGCAGAATGGTATGGCTACTATTTCGGCAGGTAATTGCCAATGGCAAAAGCTCAATGGTTCTACGCTCATAGGTAGTGCGGCATCGTGTGCCTCGCCCAACCTTATCACTTTGAACTCGGGGGAGTCGGCATTATTAACGTATACGATGAGTGGCACGCCAGCCACAGGTACTTTGACGGCAAACTTTAGCAAGTTGGGAGCTCAAGCCGACCAACAGACCCAAGTAGGCTTAGGCACTGCCACCATTACCAGCCCTAAAACGGAGTATGTGGTTTCGCTCACTTATGACGGAACGACCCCAAAAACAGAAGTTCAAGGCAAAATCAACAATACCTCCAATAAACTCATTGTAAAAATACCTTACGAAAATGGTAGTGGTTCTTATAATGCCGTAACCTCTCAACCAGTAGCTACCACTGCAGGACAAGGTAATGATACCAATACGCTTACACTTAATATCCCAGCAGGAAACTTTGGCGTGAATGGGGTTTTAGAAGCCACTATAAGTGTAGATGGCGATGGGGAGTATCTCGTAAAAATGTTACCACCAGGGGAAGAGTACATTATTGCTACCATACCTTACACGCTTAATGGTAATAATTACGAAGTGGTGCTTAAAGGTATTGGGGGTGTTCCAGATAAGAAGTTTAATGTCCTAACCAACGGAAAATTAGAGCATCAGTTTATCTATATTCCTATAAAAGGGAGTGATGGTAGAACGTGGCTTAATAATAACTTAGGGGCAGACTATGCTAACCTCAATTCTCCTGTTTTTAACCCTTTACAGCAAGCCACTAGTATAAGAGATAAAAACGCTTATGGTTCTCACTTCCAGTGGGGGCGTGATGCTGATGGGCACGAGCTGGTAACTTATCCAACGGAAACCACAGGAAATAGAGTGTATCCTAATATTCCGTTGTATGATGAGGTCCAGTTGTGGACTTATACTAATAATCCTTGCCCTAATGGTTATCGTATGCCTACCACAACCGAATGGAATGCATATAGGGCTTTACTTCCTTCACCAGCCAATGCCCCTGTTTGGTTTAACGACCCATTAAAACTGACGGCTACTGGTATGGCAGACTACCCTGGGGGATGGATGCTAACTCCAGGTAACTATGAATTGTGGGCTAGGTATGGCTCATCAACTGTGAGAGAGAATAAGTTTTGGCAATCTTTGACTATATTTTACCAAACCTCATATGCTAACTATGATGCGGCGGGTCCTTATTATTTAAAGTACCCACGAACAATCCGCTGCGTTAAGGATTAGCCAACCTTATAAATTAGACTTTATGATAAAAAATATTTAACCTTTAAATACTATATATTATGAATACTTTAAAAGCGTGGTTGCGTCCCAACCTACTCACCAAAGACGACCCTAACGATTTTGTAGCCGTGCCACTTCTAGGCGGCAGCCTTGGCATTACAGAAATTGTAGAAGCTCTTAAAAAAGAAGGTATGGAGATAAAAACCGAAACTGCGGTAGGATATTATCACCCGTTTTAACCGTAAAGCCTCAGAGCTGGTACTCAACGGTTATAGCGTAAATACTGGGTTAGTCTATATGCGTCCTGCCATTAAGGGTGTGTTTTACGACAAAACTTGGGATAAAGAGAAGCACTCCGTTTATGTCAATGTAAACCAAGGCACCGACCTAAGAAAAGCCGCCAACGATACCAAAGTAGAAATCCTCGGCGAGCAGTCCAGCCCAATGAGTGTGTTCAGCATCACCGATAAAGCTACAGGCAAAGCAGACGGCACACTTACCAAAGGTAAGAATGCGGAAATCAAAGGTACATTCATTAAAATAGACGGCGATAACCCTAAGAACGGCATCGTCTTCAAAAACCTAGACAACCAAAATGAGGTCAAGTTGGCTAAAGACAGTATCGTAATCAACGAGCCGTCAAGGGTGCTTATCCTTGTGCCTTCGGATTTAGAAGCAGGTAACTATGAGCTAAGCATCACTACGCAAAGCAGTAAAGGTTCTATTTTATTAAAAGAGCCAAGAACCGAAACTCTAAACACGCCTATTACTATTGTGTAGTGTATTTTTGGCACTTCTAATAACGAATGCCCTTCCTTAATATTAAGGAAGGGCATTCCCCTTATAAGGGGAAGACACCTCACTGCCTAAGGCGAAGCCTCTTCCCTCGGTAAGGGGAAGACGCTTCACTCGTACGAGCGAAGCGTCTTCCGTTTGGGACAAGGCTATCCCCCTCCAAATAAAATGAAATGCCAACATCCCAACGGATAAGGTCAATGGGGTACTATTACCACCTCCGTTCTGCCTTACCGAGCAGAGAGGTCCTGCCTTATCTAGCAGAGGTGTTCTGCTCGTACGAGCAGAACACCTCTGACAATAGGGATAATTCTATAAGAAATACTTCCACAAAATAAGGCTACCTTTGGGGTAGCCTTTGTTTTAGTTTATCTCAATAGTTTTCACTATTTTTTTATTGCTTTCCCATTCGGAGAATTGGTTGAGTTCTTTCATTAAGAGCGGAAGCACCAATGCCAAAATACCCAAGTCGTCCACAACACCAATAGCAGGTATAAAATCTGGTAAAATGTCTATAGGCGAAATAATATAAACTAAGGCTATGGCAGGAAGTAAAACATTCTTAACCGAAGGTTTATACTGTTTGCTAATGATGGCTTTTATCATTCGCAAAAGCTCGGGCATTCTTCTTAAAAGCCCTTTGTTTTGAAACAAAGCCAATCCCAAAAACTTTAATCTAGATTTCATTTTTTATATGATTAAATAATTCGGGAGCAGAATACTCAAAATCCGTTC
The genomic region above belongs to Riemerella anatipestifer and contains:
- a CDS encoding YkvA family protein, with product MKSRLKFLGLALFQNKGLLRRMPELLRMIKAIISKQYKPSVKNVLLPAIALVYIISPIDILPDFIPAIGVVDDLGILALVLPLLMKELNQFSEWESNKKIVKTIEIN